Sequence from the Fodinibius salicampi genome:
TAGTATAACCGGAGAGGATGAAACCAGTCTCAATGAGGTTACTATTTCTATAAATGCCACTTTTCAGTATACGGGTGAAAATGAACCGGAATGGAATAAATCATTTAGTGGGTCTGCCACCTACGATACGAATGAAAATCCGATTGAGGGAGAAACTACTGCGGCGCAAGAGGCCCTGAACCAAGCCGCGGATAATATGTTTAATGATGCTGTAAGCGGCTGGTAATTCTTTTTTTATTTTTGTTGACTGCTATAACTTTCAATTTGTATAATAAAGTGATCGCGTTGTCGGGAACTTTCTTAATTAAAGTAGATGCTCCAATTACCTTTTGATATACCAAAATCACTGGCTTCTTATGCTGAACATTTTGAAGAAAATCCCCAAAAGGCTACTCAACGACTGGAAAAACAGTTAAAAAAACGAGGTCCCGATGCGGTCGGACGTCTTTTACTTTCCTGGTTTTATCATTTGCAGGAAAAGCATGATGCCGCCCTTGATGAAGCACTCAAAGCACGTATTTTTGCTCCCGGAAGCCCTTTCCTTCAAAAACTTCATTACTATCTGTCGCATCCCAAGTTATTTGAAGCTTGGACTCCTCAACAGGATGCGGGAAGAAACGTCTCCACTCCTGTCTCCGATCACCGTGATCCCCTCTTAGATCTCGATTCATTAATTCAAAAGCTTTCCAGTGTAGAATCTAAGAAGATACGTCCCCAGTCACCTACTTTTGAAGAATCAAAGGAAAGTGCAAAAGTCGAGAAAGAGGTCGATGATATCGTATCCGAAACTCTGGCCAAAATTCACGAACAGCAAGGAAAAATTGATGCTGCTATTCGCTCATATCAGCAATTAAAAAAGATAAAAAAGGAAAAAAACGACTATTACGACGAGCAAATTGAACGCCTCAACAAAATAAAAGATCAATCATCAGAAGAATAACAGCAAAGCGTAAATGAACCGACAGGATCTTATCCTCTAACAAACGGATTGGACTGTTTTTCATGACCAATAGTCGTATTAGGACCATGACCGGGATAAACTGTGGTATCATCCGGAAGGGTATATAGCTTTTCCTGTATTGATTTTTTCAGCAGTTCCATACTTCCCTTATAGAGATCTGTCCGCCCTATCCCCTCTTTGAATAACGCATCTCCGGCGATGACAATATTTTCATCCGGAAGGTATAACGAAAGATGATCAGGAGAATGTCCTGGAGTGTAGCGCACGTCAAAATTAAAATTAGCAATGCTCCACGCTGATGAAACCGGTAGTACCTCTGGGATAAAATCAAATCCCCGAGCTTTCAAACCGAACATCTGGGCCTGTGACTCAAAATTATTCCAGAGGTAGTAATCTTTATCACTTAAATAAACCGGGATATCATAATGATCAAGCACTCGATGTAATCCCAGTGCATGATCCACATGTGCATGGGTCAGCAGTACATAGTTAAGATCCACCTCTTTCCTGTCTACTATTGACTGTACCTTATTAAATTCTTGCTGATCAGCAAAGCCCGGATCTACAAGCAATCCTTCGTCACCCTCAATAAGCAGATAACTATTTTCGGCAAAAGGTCCGACGTTAAAACGATGTATTTCCATAAAATACTTATTTATACAAATAAAAAAGGATGCACTTCTTCATGATGTGCACCCTCTTATATTCTTTGTGACCAAAACTCGGTTTAGTCAGTTCCGTAACGCTTCTTAAAGCGATCAATACGACCGGCTTTCTTTTGAAAGTTCATATTGCCGGTGTAAAAAGGATGGTTCTTTGAATCTACCTCACTGCGATAAACCCCATCATCGGGATCCATGGTACTTCGCGTTTTAAATTCGGTTCCATCGCTCAGGACAACCGTAATTTCGTTGTATTCTGGGTGAATTCCTTTTTTCATAAGATTCTTAAATTTCTTTATTACCTATTTTGGATGTGCAAATATAACAGTATATGAGGCTTATTGCAACGATAATTACTACTGGAAATCTTCCAAATTATCGAGATCATCAATCGAGCCCAGCATACTTCCCAGCATATCCGAATAGCTGCGGCCATTATCTATTTCTTCCTTCCCTAACATAGAGTATTGATGCAAAGATTCAATAACGAAATCCATAAGAATATAACGATTTTCAGGTTGCTTATCCTTTCCATATTCCTTAATAACAGAACCCAGTCCCTCAACCTGTTCAAGAGCCTTTTCATAGGCTTCGCCAGACATATTATCAGTAAGTTCAAGAGTATTGCCATTAGCAAACCAATCCAGTAGAGGCTGATAAATACTGGGATCTTCCTGTTTTTTTTGAGCTTCCGGATCTGGAAATATTCGCTTAAAAGATTTCTTGATAGCCTTTCCGATAAGATGCTTTACCACATTAAGGGAGCCCTCCTGTTCCCCCTCATATACGAGCTCCAACTTTCCGGTCAGAGCAGGCACTACATGAAAGAGATCCGTTATTCTGGCAGTCGTACGCTTTTCTCCGTTTACCAATGCCCGTCGTTCGGCTGATGAAATAAGTTGCTCCATAGCCGTAATCGTCATTCGCGTCGATACTCCACTCTTCTGATCGATATATTCTGATTCCCGGGCTTCAAAGGCCACCTGCTCCAGCAACTCACGCAAAAGATCAGGGATATTGACCTTAATTTTGCTATTACGATCGAACCACGCCTCCTGACTGGTGATTTTCTTCCCTATTTCCAGTTTCCTAGGATAGTGAGTGAGAATCTGCGCATCGATACGATCCTTCAACGGCGTAATGATATTTCCACGGTTTGTATAGTCTTCCGGATTCGCGGAAAATACCATAAGCACATCCACCGGAATACGTATGTTAAATCCGCGGATCTGTATATCGCGTTCCTGCATAATATTTAACAGAGAAACCTGGATGCGCGGCTGGAGATCCGGCAGTTCGTTAATTGCAAAAATACCTCTGTTTGTGCGCGGGACCAGTCCAAAATTAATCACATTTTCATCCGCTAATGTCAGTTTTTGGGCTGCCGCTTTTATGGGATCAATATCTCCGATCAGATCGCCCACGGCTGTATCCGGAGTTGCAAGCTTTTCTCCGTAGCGCTGGCTGCGATGAATCCATTCGATGGGAGTCTCCTCTCCGTGTTCATCGATCATCTCAATGGCCTGTTTAGAAACAGGATTTAACGGATCATCGTTAATTTGTGAACCTTTAACAACAGGTGCATATTCATCGAGAAAAGCTGGCAGCTGGCGTAGAATTTTTGTTTTAGCCTGCCCCCGCAATCCCAGCAGGATGAAATCATGTTTGGACAACAAGGCGTGCTGCAACTCCGGGATAACGGACTTGTCATATCCCAGTATCCCCGGGAATAGTGTTTCCCCGGACTCAATTTTTCGAATTACATTTTTTCGGATTTCATCTTTTACAGATAGGGACTCCCAGCCTGAATCCCGAAGTTCTCCCAAGGTTTTAAGTTCAGTGTATTGCTCATCCATAAATAATGATAAAATATAATTCTGTTTTCTTTTATAACTCCAGATATCCCTTTTTCATTCAATAGCATTTATCCAAATGAATTATCAGTCTCTCTTCCAGCCTACAATAGATAGGCTGTGGAAGTTTTCATGCCGAAAGTTACATCTGAAATAAAATTATTAAAGCTACTGTGGACATCCCTGGCCAACAACTATTAGACATACAAACCCTCCTGCCTGAGATATATCGTTATGTATTTCAGTGCTATACTTTTAAATTAATTTGCATAGCAGGTTAATATTTTTAAATTAATTTTAACTCGTACTTACAATAATAGGGACGGAGAGTAAGATTAAACTTAAGTTCACAAGATATATAGAGAGAATGTATCATATTTTCGTATCGGCCCCTATGGTGAGAATTAAGTTTTTAACCAATTTTATTGATATAGAGAGTCTGTTTTGTGTTTCCTAATGAAAGTAAATAAGAGGTCAGTTCTACCAACTATATTTGGTCTCCTAATTGTTTTACAAGCTGCGACCAATCCTTCCAACCTCTCAAAGAAAACACCCAATATTATTTTTCCATTTACGGCTACCTGGATGCCTCCGCCGACACCCAGTGGGTGCGCGTAACCCCGGCGCGGAAGCAGCTTTCAACGGACATTATCCCCGAGATGACTGTAACCCTGGAGGAACTGGATTCCGCAAATTCTGTTATCATGAATGACTCGCTAATTACCCTGGCTAACGGTATTAGCTTTGTGAATGTGTGGACGACCATGGACATCCAACCCGAGCATACTTATCGGCTGGTGGCCAAACGCCCGGATGGAGCTACCAGCAGTGTAATTGTAACCATCCCGCCGCCGTTTCCTATGCCTGTTGTAGAGTACCAATGGAACGACTGTCGAGCCCGTCTTACGGTTCAGGATGTGCAGCGATTAGCCGATGTACAATGGATCTGGTATTACAAGATAAACTCATCAGGAAATAATACGGAAAAAACATTTCGGCTTTCACGTCGCAAAAGCGCTGACAGCTTGGGTCCAGGAAGATATTCGGCCCTCATAAGACCGCTTAAGAGGGATCCCGCCATTGTCCTTTCCGAAGGTGAAGTTGTGGAACACCGTAAAACTATTTTTGTGGCAGCCGGAGGTCCTGAGTGGGATGACGACATTGAAACACTGAGTGATATCGAATACACCCTCCAGAAGACAGGTTCTAACATCAAAAATTGGGTAGGATACCTAATAGACATTTTTAGTCGAAGGCCACTCTATCAATGTGATGAATAATAGAAATAGAGGCATGTGATTGAGGATAGTTATATAGTCAGTTTTTATGGAGAGCAAAGAATACACAAAACATAGGGAACGGTGGACAGAGCAGAACAATAGCTCTCGTTTCACCCATTATGTTTTACTCCAAAACTTACTCTGCCTCATTTTTTGTCTGCTAATAGTATCCGGCTGCGATCAATCCTTCCAACCTCTCAAAGAAAACACCCAATATTATTTTTCCATTTACGGCTACCTGGATGCCTCCGCCGACACCCAGTGGGTGCGCGTGGCCCCGGCGCGAAAGCAGCTTTCAACGGACACCATCCCGGAAATGACCGTAACTCTGGAAGAGGTAGAAACCGGCAACAGTTCGGTGATGCATGATTCACTGTTCCAGCCAGCCAACAAATTCAACTATATCAATGTGTGGACGACGATGGACATCAAGCCCGAGCACACCTACCGCCTGGTGGTTGAACGCCTGGCTGATGTACACTGGAGATATTATTACAAAATAAATTCGGACGGATATATGAGAGAACGTTTTTTTAGATTCCGAGCCCGGAATTGGTTTAGTGAAAAAAGTCCTGGTAACTATGTGGGAAGACTGGACCCAAATGCTGACCATATAAATACCCCACTCCCCGAAGGAGAAGTAGTGGAATTTGAGCGAACCGTCTTTGTAGCCGCCGGCGGCCCGGAGTGGAATGAAGAGATTCCCTCAATCGAGGACCTGGAGTATGCCCTGCCGGAAACAGCATCTAACATCAAAAACGGGGTAGGCTATATGCTGGGGATCGTCAGCAAGACCATTCCTTTCGAATGTCAAGAGGATTATCCCTAAGGAAATTAATAGCGAAATATTAAGGTAAGAAGAACTACACGCATTGAAACCGCTGCAAACGATAAGTAAGAATAATTATTAAGAATAACCTGCTATGCTAAACAAAGAGATACTGCTATTTCTATTTTTAGTTATCCCCGCATGGTTCAACACGGTCAACATCGTGTTGGGACAGGACGCCACTATGCAGGGTATCATTACTAGAGAAAATACCGGAGAACCCATGTACGGCGCCAACGTTGCATTGCGCTCGTTATCCGATGAAGATGTTTTAGGTACGGCGGCCGACAGTGATGGGTTTTACCGCATCGGTTCTATTGAACCGGACACATATGCTATTCAGATTACCTATATCGGTTACAAGACCTACGAAGACACGCTGGCATTCGAAGCGGGGGAAAACTACACGTTGAATGTGGCATTGCAGCCAGGCGACGCAGAGTTAGGTGAAGTCGTCATCGAACAGTCTACCGGGGCCGTTATGCGCGATGAAGGCAGTCAGCGGATTAGTCCGGTTGATCTGGGCCGCATCCCCAGCCCGGCATTGGGAGATCTTTCTACCTATATACAAACCCTGCAGGGCGTTGTCGCCCTCGGCGATCGCGGAGGGCAGGTATTTATACGGGGCGGGACCCCTTCCCAAAACCTGGTCCTGCTGGATGGAGCGATGATCTATCGCCCCTCCCATATTGTGGGCTTTTTCTCTCCCTTCCCCAAAAACATTATTTCGGGCGTTGATTTTTATGCCGGCGGATTCGGTCCCCGTTATAACAGCCGCGTCTCCTCCGTTATGGATATCCAATTGCGCCACGGCGACCGCAATAATTTTGCCGGGTCGGCATCTATAAGTCCGTTCGCGGGAGAGCTTTTTTTCGAGGGGCCGCTTAAGGAAGGTAAAGCCTCATGGATGCTGTCGGCACGAAACTCATTGATCGAAAGGACAAGTGCCGGGGTCTATCCCATAGATGACCAACCCCTGAAATTTGGAAGTCAGTTGTTAAAAGTGAGTTTTCCCGGCCAAAATGACCGCTGCTCCGCCATGATTATGCACACGTACGACCGGGGACGTATGGACTTTGAGGTGGATGAAAGCATTAAGTGGAGGAACTTCGCGCTAGGCGGCAATTGTGTAGTATTGCCAGAAAACTCCCGAACCCTCATGCAGTCCAATGTAAATATATCCAGTTTTTCAAACTCACTAATAAATGAGGAAGGGTTTGGCTTTTCATCCAATATCTGGCGCGTGAATGTGGATATAAACCTGCGTCAATATGTTGGGGATACCCGTTTAAATATGGTTTCTTTGGTCGTTTAGAGCGGCTCGGGTATGATATGGATGAGGAATTTTTAGGACTGAATGGCGATAATTCTTCCCAATTTATTCTGGGTGGATATATCAGTACGAAGATACCGCTCGGCGACCGTTTTTGGGTTGAACCCGGGACGGCCCTTACGATGTTTACAAATGATTTTCCCCTTAGTTTGGAACCCCGCTTCCGGTTTACCTGGCAGCCATTTGGCAGTGAAAATCAGGAACTGGGCGGGGCTTTGGGCCTCTACCGGCAGTCGGTGACCGGGGTGAGCGATATGCGTGACGCCAGCTCCGTATTTGTAGCATGGATGAGTTCTCCAGCGGACGGAAG
This genomic interval carries:
- a CDS encoding MBL fold metallo-hydrolase translates to MEIHRFNVGPFAENSYLLIEGDEGLLVDPGFADQQEFNKVQSIVDRKEVDLNYVLLTHAHVDHALGLHRVLDHYDIPVYLSDKDYYLWNNFESQAQMFGLKARGFDFIPEVLPVSSAWSIANFNFDVRYTPGHSPDHLSLYLPDENIVIAGDALFKEGIGRTDLYKGSMELLKKSIQEKLYTLPDDTTVYPGHGPNTTIGHEKQSNPFVRG
- the rpmE gene encoding 50S ribosomal protein L31; translation: MKKGIHPEYNEITVVLSDGTEFKTRSTMDPDDGVYRSEVDSKNHPFYTGNMNFQKKAGRIDRFKKRYGTD
- a CDS encoding sigma 54-interacting transcriptional regulator, translating into MDEQYTELKTLGELRDSGWESLSVKDEIRKNVIRKIESGETLFPGILGYDKSVIPELQHALLSKHDFILLGLRGQAKTKILRQLPAFLDEYAPVVKGSQINDDPLNPVSKQAIEMIDEHGEETPIEWIHRSQRYGEKLATPDTAVGDLIGDIDPIKAAAQKLTLADENVINFGLVPRTNRGIFAINELPDLQPRIQVSLLNIMQERDIQIRGFNIRIPVDVLMVFSANPEDYTNRGNIITPLKDRIDAQILTHYPRKLEIGKKITSQEAWFDRNSKIKVNIPDLLRELLEQVAFEARESEYIDQKSGVSTRMTITAMEQLISSAERRALVNGEKRTTARITDLFHVVPALTGKLELVYEGEQEGSLNVVKHLIGKAIKKSFKRIFPDPEAQKKQEDPSIYQPLLDWFANGNTLELTDNMSGEAYEKALEQVEGLGSVIKEYGKDKQPENRYILMDFVIESLHQYSMLGKEEIDNGRSYSDMLGSMLGSIDDLDNLEDFQ
- a CDS encoding TonB-dependent receptor codes for the protein MLNKEILLFLFLVIPAWFNTVNIVLGQDATMQGIITRENTGEPMYGANVALRSLSDEDVLGTAADSDGFYRIGSIEPDTYAIQITYIGYKTYEDTLAFEAGENYTLNVALQPGDAELGEVVIEQSTGAVMRDEGSQRISPVDLGRIPSPALGDLSTYIQTLQGVVALGDRGGQVFIRGGTPSQNLVLLDGAMIYRPSHIVGFFSPFPKNIISGVDFYAGGFGPRYNSRVSSVMDIQLRHGDRNNFAGSASISPFAGELFFEGPLKEGKASWMLSARNSLIERTSAGVYPIDDQPLKFGSQLLKVSFPGQNDRCSAMIMHTYDRGRMDFEVDESIKWRNFALGGNCVVLPENSRTLMQSNVNISSFSNSLINEEGFGFSSNIWRVNVDINLRQYVGDTRLNMVSLVV